CGACAGGGAGCGGCTAAAGTACTGGGACTTATTGGTGACAAAAAGGCTATAAATCCCCTTATAACCACTATGAAGGATGATAATAAGTGGGTGCGAAGGGCATCTTCAGGAGCCCTGAGTAATATGGGAGAATCTGCCGTGGACCCCTTAATCCAGACACTGGAAGATGACGACTGGAGGGTGAGAGGTGGAGCTGCCTGGGCCCTGGGTAACATAAAATCCCCTAAAGCATTAAACCCTCTAATTAAAGTCATGGACGATAGTAGTGGATTTGTAAGGGCCGGTGCAGTGATGGCCCTTGGAAACATTGGCGGGGAAAAGGCAGAAGAAGCCCTGGAAAAAGCCCGTAAAGATAAAAGCGGATATGTCCGCAGGGTAGCCCAGGACTTCCTGAATAAAGATTAATTCCCTTTTTTTTAATTTTTAAATTAGTAACTAAGAGATTAATTATAAATAATGAGATATACCAAGTAGTTTACCAGGATCAATGAATGGGGTGTGGAATGAAGGTTAGTGTAATTGGTGCATCGGGTAGAGTGGGTAAAGCCGCCGCTTTTAGTTTGGCTGAGGAAAGTGTGGTTAGTGAAGTGGTCCTATTAGCACGGGAAAAAAGTCTGGGCCGGA
This portion of the Methanobacterium formicicum genome encodes:
- a CDS encoding HEAT repeat domain-containing protein, whose translation is MEVEKNVARLIENLKDNDELVQVQTTEMLVEIGEPAVDQLIDALEDGDKNIRQGAAKVLGLIGDKKAINPLITTMKDDNKWVRRASSGALSNMGESAVDPLIQTLEDDDWRVRGGAAWALGNIKSPKALNPLIKVMDDSSGFVRAGAVMALGNIGGEKAEEALEKARKDKSGYVRRVAQDFLNKD